TATTCAGCCGACACCATCTGTTACAGGAAAATCGCTACTTCCGGTTCTGCATGGAGCAACCAAGCATAGAGATCAGTTGTTCCTTGCCTATAATAGTTTCCAAAGAGGTTTGGTGAAGGATGGCTGGAAATATATCATTTATAACGTGGATGGTGTCATTACGGAACAGTTGTTCAACCTGCAGACTGACCCGGACGAGATGGTAAACCTGGCTGCAGATGCAAAGTACGATTTCAAAAAACAGGCTTATAAGCGTATCTTGAAAGAAGAGATGAAAAAGAATAACGACTTCTGTAATCTGGATTTGCATTACTGGATGGGAAGACCGGGAAAGATGTCCTGGGATGAAGCTTCTAAATTGTATGTTTATTGAACTGATCCCTGATTAGAAGTTGAGAAAATAAGAGGTTGCGTCATTTTTTTGGGCGTAACCTCTCTTTTTTATTTTAAGGTTGCCCGAAAGAAACCAATCGGGAATAAAATATTTTTTACGTGGCAGTTTGGAGATAATCTTGTATATTTGCAAGTTATAAAAAAGATATACCGGATATATTCGGATATCGGTTAACGAGGATTTTATATGGCAAAGAAAGCAACTACAACAAAACAAAATAGTAACAACGGACCGGGTAAATTCGCGATGATGAAAATGTTTTTCACCAATGAACGTACCCGCTTCATCACCGGATTGGTAATCGCAATTATAACTATTTATATCGGATTAGCATTGATTTCCTTCTTCTTTACAGGAGGTGCCGATCAGAGTAAAATAGAAAACGTCCCGTTAACGGATCTGCTGACGAACAGAGGGTCGGTCGAGAACTGGACCGGAGTGAGGGGGGCCGTCCTGGCGGACCTGCTGATGAACCGCTGGTTCGGGATCTCTTCTTTTATGATCCTGTTCTTTTTGGGATCGGTTGGAGCTAAACTCATGAACTTGCGCCGCGTATCGCTGTTAAAGCGATTCTTGTTTTGTGCAGCCATGCTGATTTGGGGATCTATGTTTTTTGCTTTTGTGTTTATCACCGGATATGAAGATACATTCATTTATCTGGGGGGACAGCATGGATATTACCTGTCGGAGATGATGATTACAAATGTCGGTATTCCCGGAACTATATTGCTGTTAGTCGGGGTCTTTCTGATCATCGCTATATTTTCCAGTAAGAGAACGATCCCGTTCCTGCAAAGTATACTTTCATTCGGATGGTTGAAGAACCGTTTGAAGAGAGACAAGACGGAAGAACCGGAGGAGACGGACGAAGCTGAAGACAGTAGAGAAGATACCGTTGAAGAAAATATATCCGAACGGGTGACCGGGGAACAACCGGACGAGAAACCGGAAACAGAAGATTTTGTTTTCGATACGGAAAAAGAAATAGAGACAGCCCGTCACGAAGAAAGCAAGCCGAAAACAGAAACTTATTCAAACATCTCCAATGACGAAGCCTTTGAGGTGACAGTGCCCCAGGAGGAAGAAGCATATGAAGCTCCGAATGCAGAAAATCAGCCGGATGATCCGGAAGACCTCCCTGGCGATCCTCGTTTTACAGTCGAGGTTCCGACCGGTGACGACGAAGTGTATGATGCCTCTGCTTTGGGCGATTACGACCCGAAATTAGATTTGTCCAACTTCCGCAATCCGCCGATCGAGCTGCTGAAGAAATATGATGTAAGCGATCATCAGGTCGATATGGACGAACAGATGGCGAACCAGAAACGAATCAAACAGACATTGGAAAGTTTCGGTATCAGTATTGCCTCTATTAAAGCGACTGTTGGTCCGACTATTACGTTGTACGAAGTAATTCCGGATACAGGTGTCCGTATCTCGAAGATCAAGAACCTGGAAGACGATATTGCCCTGAACCTGTCGGCTTTGGGTATCCGTATCATAGCCCCGATGCCGGGTAAAGGAACGATCGGTATCGAGGTGCCGAACAAAGACCCGCAGATCGTATCCATGCAGTCGGTGGTCGCTTCACGTAAATTCCAGGAGTCCAAATATGACCTGCCGGTCGTTTTGGGTAAGACCATTACGAATGAGATTTTCATGTTCGACCTCTGTAAGATGCCTCACCTGCTGGTGGCGGGTGCTACCGGACAGGGTAAATCAGTCGGCTTGAATGCTGTGATCACTTCTTTGTTATATAAAAAGCATCCGTCGGAACTGAAGTTTGTACTGGTCGATCCGAAGATGGTGGAATTTGGTATCTATTCCGATCTGGAACGTCATTATCTGGCGAAACTGCCCGATGCCGACAAAGCCGTTATTACCGATTGTACCAAGGTGATCATGACGCTTAATTCCGTTTGTAAGGAAATGGACGACCGTTATGAATTGCTGATGAAAGCCCATGTGCGTAACATCAAGGAATATAATGCCAAGTTTGTTTCCCGTCATCTGAATCCGGAAAAAGGACATAAGTTCATGCCGTTCATCGTAGTGATCATCGATGAGTTCGGTGACCTGATCATGCAGGCCGGTAAAGAAATCGAAACACCGATTGCCCGTATCGCACAGAAAGCGCGTGCTGTCGGTATCCATATGATCATTGCCACGCAGCGTCCTTCTACCAATATCATTACCGGTATTATCAAGGCAAACTTCCCGGCTCGTATGGCATTCCGTGTGATGCAGATGGTCGACTCGCGTACGATCCTCGATGCTCCGGGAGCCAACCAGTTGATCGGTCGTGGTGACTTGCTGTTCTCGCAGGGCGGAGATACCAATCGTGTGCAGTGTGCCTTTGTCGATACGCCGGAAGTGGAACAGATCGTCAACAATATATCTGCCCAGGCTGGATACGCGACAGCCTTCCTGTTGCCTGAATATGTGGGCGAAGGCGGTGAAGACAAAGCTCCGGGAGCAGTCGATCTGTCCGATCGTGACCCGTTGTTCGATGAGGCAGCCCGTCTGATCGTAATCCAGCAGCAGGGATCGACATCGCTGATCCAGCGTAAGTTCGCTATCGGTTATAACCGTGCAGGCCGTCTGATGGACCAGTTGGAAGCTGCCGGTATCGTCGGACCGTTTGAAGGAAGTAAAGCTCGTCAGGTATTGATCCAGGATGAATATAATTTGGAACAGTTGCTGAATTCGTTGAAATAAGATCTCTATTACCTCTTAATAAAGTAGACTCCTATGAAAAGAGAACAAAAGATAAAGATATGGAGAGCGATTGCTCTTTTCGGATTGTTGGCTTGCCTTCTTTTCGGTATCCGGGTAACAAGCCGGGCGCAGAATGCCGTTTCCATTTTGGATAAGGCTGCCGGTGCTTACGAGAACTCGAATGGGATTTCTGCCTCCTTTACATTGAATACCCGTTCGGATGTTCAGAAGGTCTCCGAGAGTTTCGAAGGAACGATCCATATGAAAGGAGACAAATTTACATTGGTCACTCCGGATATGACCACCTGGTTTGACGGAACGACTCAATGGTCTTATGTGGAACGTAACGAAGAAGTCAATGTCAGTACGCCGACGGGCGAAGAACTGCAATTTACCAATCCGGCTCTGTTGTTGCGAATGTATAAGAAAGGTTTTACCCCCAAATATATCGGTGAAAGCACGGCTTCCAGCGGAAAGTCAGCTTATGATATCGAACTGACGCCTAAAAAGAAAGGCGACATCCTGAAGGTCGAACTGCAGATCGAGAAGTCGTCCAATTTTCCGGCGAAGATCAAGGTTGAGGCAAAGAATGGCATCAGTAGTACGATTCATATCAGTAATTTGAAGACGGGGGTAAACCAACCGGATGACTTTTTTGTTTTTAAGGAAAGCGATTATCCGGATG
This is a stretch of genomic DNA from Parabacteroides chongii. It encodes these proteins:
- a CDS encoding LolA family protein codes for the protein MKREQKIKIWRAIALFGLLACLLFGIRVTSRAQNAVSILDKAAGAYENSNGISASFTLNTRSDVQKVSESFEGTIHMKGDKFTLVTPDMTTWFDGTTQWSYVERNEEVNVSTPTGEELQFTNPALLLRMYKKGFTPKYIGESTASSGKSAYDIELTPKKKGDILKVELQIEKSSNFPAKIKVEAKNGISSTIHISNLKTGVNQPDDFFVFKESDYPDAEVIDLR
- a CDS encoding FtsK/SpoIIIE family DNA translocase, translating into MAKKATTTKQNSNNGPGKFAMMKMFFTNERTRFITGLVIAIITIYIGLALISFFFTGGADQSKIENVPLTDLLTNRGSVENWTGVRGAVLADLLMNRWFGISSFMILFFLGSVGAKLMNLRRVSLLKRFLFCAAMLIWGSMFFAFVFITGYEDTFIYLGGQHGYYLSEMMITNVGIPGTILLLVGVFLIIAIFSSKRTIPFLQSILSFGWLKNRLKRDKTEEPEETDEAEDSREDTVEENISERVTGEQPDEKPETEDFVFDTEKEIETARHEESKPKTETYSNISNDEAFEVTVPQEEEAYEAPNAENQPDDPEDLPGDPRFTVEVPTGDDEVYDASALGDYDPKLDLSNFRNPPIELLKKYDVSDHQVDMDEQMANQKRIKQTLESFGISIASIKATVGPTITLYEVIPDTGVRISKIKNLEDDIALNLSALGIRIIAPMPGKGTIGIEVPNKDPQIVSMQSVVASRKFQESKYDLPVVLGKTITNEIFMFDLCKMPHLLVAGATGQGKSVGLNAVITSLLYKKHPSELKFVLVDPKMVEFGIYSDLERHYLAKLPDADKAVITDCTKVIMTLNSVCKEMDDRYELLMKAHVRNIKEYNAKFVSRHLNPEKGHKFMPFIVVIIDEFGDLIMQAGKEIETPIARIAQKARAVGIHMIIATQRPSTNIITGIIKANFPARMAFRVMQMVDSRTILDAPGANQLIGRGDLLFSQGGDTNRVQCAFVDTPEVEQIVNNISAQAGYATAFLLPEYVGEGGEDKAPGAVDLSDRDPLFDEAARLIVIQQQGSTSLIQRKFAIGYNRAGRLMDQLEAAGIVGPFEGSKARQVLIQDEYNLEQLLNSLK